From Streptomyces yatensis, one genomic window encodes:
- a CDS encoding type I polyketide synthase codes for MDNEKKLRDYLKRATGHLRAAHGRIQELQTPEPIAIVAMNCRYAGDIRSPEDLWQAVAEGRDGMGDFPADRGWDLPNLFDPDPDREGRTYARQGGFLHDVDQFDPAFFGISPREALTMDPQQRLLLEVVWETFERAGIDPGTLRGSDTGIFMGATDFDYARGLTELPEGLEGQMSMGASGAILSGRVAYTLGLEGPAVTVDTMCSSSLVALHMACQALRQGDCSMALTGGTTVMSTPSGFIEFSRQRALSTSSRCQAFSSTADGTAWGEGVGVLLLERLSDARRNGHTVLAVVRGSAINQDGASNGLTAPSGRAQQRVIRQALANATLSGSDVDVVEAHGTGTSLGDPIEAGALLATYGKKRPADRPLWLGSLKSNIGHTAAAAGVGGVIKMVQAIRHGVLPKTLHVEEPSPNVDWSSGAVELLTQARPWPETGRVRRAGVSAFGASGTNAHAIIEQAPKEEAEEPSATSAEGPAPVGGGVVPWVLSAKTESGLRAQAERLLARLAEDPRLSPADVGLSLATTRALFDHRAVVVGGGVEDFRGGLTALTRGEPGGLVAQGVAGPAGKPVFVFPGQGSQWVGMAVELLDVSPVFAGRIAECEAALAGFVEWSLVEVLRGGGPGLGRVDVVQPALWAVMVSLAEVWRSCGVVPAAVVGHSQGEIAAAVVAGGLSLEDGARVVALRSQAIGRGLAGRGGMMSVAQSADRVRERITAWDGRISVAAVNGPGSIVVSGDPEALRELQAECEGEDVRAKLIPVDYASHSAQVEELRAELLDLLAPIRPRTSDITFHSTVTGAPVDTAGLDAGYWYTNLRETVELESAVRALSAAGFGTFLEMSPHPVLTMPLQATVEDAVVVGSLRRDEGGPERFLASLGEAFVRGVAVDWAAVLAGLGASVVQLPTYAFQRQRYWLEQPPAPAAATGGDPADAEFWDAVEREDLAALTAALEVDADEERSSLRTVLPALSSWRRGSRERFVLDSWRYHVTWNRVPDPASAALTGTWLLVVPAAPPGTELIEAVRDGLETHGATVVTVEAAEADRAAVSARLAEATAGGTPSGVLSLLGLADAPHPGHAGVPMGLALTLALVQALGDTGVAAPLWLATRGGVSVGGTDVLDSPAQAAVWGLGRVAALEHPQRWGGMIDLPGTVDGRVTTRLCGALAGRLGDEDQLALRPSGVFTRRLVRAAGHRGSGGGWSPEGTVLLTGGTGGVGAQIARRLARTGAEHLVLTSRRGPEAPGADKLKAELTELGAKVTVAACDVADRAALEALVREVEAEGPPIRSVLHIAGAGVLVPLVDTDLREFADTAEAKIAGAANLDALFDRDTLDSFVLFSSISAVWGSGEHGAYAAANAYLDGLAENRRARGLTATSVVWGIWSPEEGGMAANLAEEQLRGRGIPFMTPRLAIDAFWQVMDGDETVVVVADVDWERFVPVFTSARPSPLIGQLPDVARILAADADTGADTTGESSSLRDRLVDMAPADRQAAVLSLVRSQIATVLGYPGPEAVDAQRAFRELGFDSLSAVDLRNRLGTATGLRFPVTVVFDYPSAEELAGHIGAELFPDDTAGTGLDPEEAEVRAALTSIPLLRLRESGLLDELLRLAGSDDPATGPVDEESAESIDDLDVDDLVRMAYDKNDL; via the coding sequence GCAGCAGCGGTTGCTGCTGGAAGTGGTCTGGGAGACCTTCGAACGGGCCGGAATCGACCCGGGCACGCTGCGCGGCAGCGACACCGGCATCTTCATGGGCGCCACCGACTTCGACTACGCCCGCGGTCTGACCGAGCTCCCCGAAGGGCTCGAAGGCCAGATGTCCATGGGCGCCTCGGGCGCCATCCTCTCCGGCCGGGTCGCCTACACCCTGGGCCTGGAGGGACCGGCCGTCACGGTCGACACCATGTGCTCGTCCTCGCTGGTGGCACTGCACATGGCCTGCCAGGCGCTGCGGCAGGGCGACTGCTCGATGGCGCTCACCGGCGGCACCACCGTGATGTCCACACCGAGCGGTTTCATCGAGTTCAGCCGCCAGCGGGCGCTGTCCACCTCCTCCCGCTGCCAGGCGTTCTCCTCGACGGCCGATGGCACCGCCTGGGGCGAGGGCGTCGGCGTGCTGCTGCTGGAGCGGCTCTCGGACGCCCGCCGCAACGGCCACACCGTGCTCGCGGTCGTCCGCGGCTCCGCCATCAACCAGGACGGTGCCAGCAACGGTCTCACCGCGCCCAGCGGCCGTGCCCAGCAGCGGGTGATCCGCCAGGCGCTGGCCAACGCCACGCTGTCCGGGTCCGATGTCGACGTGGTCGAGGCGCACGGCACGGGGACGTCACTGGGCGATCCCATCGAGGCGGGCGCCCTGCTCGCCACGTACGGCAAGAAGCGCCCGGCCGACCGGCCGCTGTGGCTCGGCTCGCTGAAGTCCAACATCGGCCACACGGCGGCCGCCGCGGGGGTCGGCGGCGTGATCAAGATGGTGCAGGCGATCCGCCACGGTGTGCTGCCCAAAACCCTCCACGTCGAGGAGCCGTCGCCCAACGTGGACTGGTCCTCGGGCGCCGTCGAACTGCTCACCCAGGCCCGGCCGTGGCCGGAGACCGGGCGGGTCCGCCGCGCCGGGGTGTCCGCCTTCGGCGCCAGCGGCACCAACGCCCACGCCATCATCGAGCAGGCTCCCAAGGAGGAGGCCGAGGAGCCTTCGGCCACCTCGGCCGAGGGGCCCGCCCCGGTGGGCGGGGGAGTGGTGCCCTGGGTGCTCTCGGCCAAGACCGAGTCGGGGCTGCGGGCGCAGGCGGAACGGCTGCTGGCGCGCCTCGCGGAGGATCCGCGGCTGTCCCCGGCGGACGTGGGCCTCTCGCTGGCCACCACCCGCGCCCTCTTCGACCACCGCGCCGTGGTGGTCGGTGGCGGCGTCGAGGACTTCCGCGGCGGGCTGACGGCGCTCACCCGGGGCGAGCCCGGTGGCCTCGTGGCCCAGGGTGTGGCGGGCCCGGCCGGGAAGCCGGTGTTCGTGTTTCCGGGGCAGGGGTCGCAGTGGGTGGGGATGGCGGTGGAGTTGTTGGATGTGTCGCCGGTGTTCGCGGGGCGGATCGCGGAGTGTGAGGCCGCTCTGGCCGGGTTTGTGGAGTGGTCGTTGGTGGAGGTGTTGCGGGGTGGGGGTCCGGGGTTGGGGCGGGTGGATGTGGTGCAGCCGGCGTTGTGGGCGGTGATGGTGTCGTTGGCGGAGGTGTGGCGGTCGTGTGGGGTGGTGCCTGCGGCGGTGGTGGGGCATTCGCAGGGTGAGATCGCGGCTGCGGTGGTGGCGGGTGGGTTGTCGTTGGAGGACGGGGCGCGGGTGGTGGCGTTGCGGTCGCAGGCCATCGGGCGTGGGCTGGCGGGACGTGGCGGCATGATGTCCGTCGCTCAGAGCGCCGATCGGGTGCGCGAACGCATCACCGCCTGGGACGGGCGCATCTCCGTGGCGGCCGTCAACGGCCCCGGTTCGATCGTGGTGTCCGGTGACCCGGAGGCGCTGCGCGAGCTCCAGGCGGAGTGTGAGGGCGAGGACGTACGGGCGAAGCTGATCCCGGTGGACTACGCGTCCCACTCGGCCCAGGTGGAAGAGCTGCGTGCCGAACTCCTCGACCTCCTCGCCCCGATCCGCCCGCGCACCTCGGACATCACCTTCCACTCCACCGTGACGGGCGCACCCGTGGACACCGCGGGTCTGGACGCCGGGTACTGGTACACCAATCTGCGGGAGACGGTGGAGCTGGAGTCGGCGGTGCGGGCTCTGTCGGCGGCCGGGTTCGGGACGTTCCTCGAAATGAGTCCGCATCCGGTGCTGACGATGCCGTTGCAGGCGACCGTCGAGGACGCGGTGGTGGTGGGGTCGCTGCGGCGTGACGAGGGTGGTCCGGAGCGGTTCCTGGCGTCGCTGGGCGAGGCGTTCGTCCGTGGGGTGGCCGTCGACTGGGCCGCGGTGCTGGCCGGGCTGGGCGCGTCCGTGGTGCAGTTGCCGACGTACGCCTTCCAGCGACAGCGCTACTGGCTGGAGCAGCCCCCGGCCCCGGCGGCCGCCACCGGAGGCGATCCGGCGGACGCCGAATTCTGGGACGCGGTCGAGCGCGAGGACCTGGCCGCGCTGACCGCCGCGCTGGAAGTGGACGCCGACGAGGAGCGGTCGTCGCTGCGCACCGTGCTCCCCGCGCTGTCCTCATGGCGTCGCGGCAGCAGGGAGCGGTTCGTGCTCGACTCCTGGCGTTACCACGTCACCTGGAACCGGGTGCCGGACCCGGCCTCGGCGGCCCTGACCGGCACCTGGCTGCTCGTGGTCCCGGCCGCACCCCCCGGCACCGAGCTCATCGAGGCCGTACGCGACGGTCTGGAGACCCACGGCGCCACGGTGGTCACCGTCGAGGCGGCCGAGGCCGACCGCGCCGCGGTCTCAGCGCGGCTCGCCGAGGCCACCGCCGGAGGCACCCCGTCCGGCGTGCTCTCCCTGCTCGGGCTCGCCGACGCACCGCACCCCGGCCACGCGGGGGTGCCCATGGGCCTCGCGCTCACCCTCGCCCTCGTCCAGGCCCTCGGCGACACCGGGGTCGCGGCCCCGCTGTGGCTGGCCACCCGTGGGGGCGTGTCCGTCGGCGGCACCGATGTGCTCGACAGCCCGGCCCAGGCGGCCGTATGGGGACTGGGCCGGGTCGCCGCCCTCGAACACCCCCAGCGCTGGGGCGGCATGATCGACCTGCCGGGCACCGTCGACGGCCGGGTCACCACACGGCTGTGCGGTGCGCTCGCGGGCCGTCTCGGCGACGAGGACCAGCTGGCCCTGCGGCCCTCCGGTGTGTTCACCCGGCGGCTGGTACGGGCCGCCGGCCACCGGGGGAGCGGCGGAGGCTGGAGCCCCGAGGGCACCGTGCTGCTCACCGGCGGCACCGGTGGCGTCGGAGCCCAGATCGCCCGCCGGCTGGCCCGGACCGGTGCCGAACACCTGGTGCTCACCAGCCGCCGCGGCCCCGAGGCGCCCGGCGCGGACAAGCTCAAGGCCGAACTGACCGAGCTGGGTGCCAAGGTCACCGTGGCCGCGTGCGATGTGGCCGACCGCGCCGCGCTGGAGGCGCTCGTACGGGAGGTGGAGGCCGAGGGCCCGCCGATCCGTTCGGTGCTGCACATCGCGGGCGCCGGTGTGCTCGTTCCGCTCGTGGACACCGATCTGCGGGAGTTCGCCGACACGGCGGAGGCCAAGATCGCGGGCGCCGCCAACCTGGACGCCCTCTTCGACCGGGACACCCTCGACTCCTTCGTGCTCTTCTCCTCCATCTCGGCCGTCTGGGGCAGTGGCGAACACGGCGCCTACGCCGCCGCCAACGCCTATCTCGACGGGCTCGCCGAGAACCGCCGGGCCCGCGGCCTCACCGCCACCTCGGTGGTGTGGGGCATCTGGAGCCCCGAGGAGGGCGGCATGGCCGCCAACCTCGCCGAGGAGCAACTGCGCGGCCGGGGCATCCCGTTCATGACTCCCCGGCTCGCCATCGACGCGTTCTGGCAGGTGATGGACGGGGACGAGACCGTGGTCGTGGTCGCCGACGTGGACTGGGAGCGGTTCGTCCCCGTCTTCACCTCGGCCCGGCCCAGCCCGCTCATCGGGCAGCTGCCCGACGTGGCGCGGATCCTCGCCGCCGACGCCGACACGGGGGCGGACACGACCGGCGAGTCCTCCTCGCTGCGCGACCGGCTGGTTGACATGGCCCCGGCGGACCGGCAGGCGGCCGTGCTGTCGCTGGTGCGCTCCCAGATCGCCACCGTGCTCGGCTATCCCGGCCCGGAGGCCGTCGACGCCCAGCGCGCCTTCCGCGAACTGGGCTTCGACTCCCTGAGCGCCGTCGACCTGCGCAACCGCCTGGGCACCGCGACCGGGCTCCGCTTCCCCGTCACCGTCGTCTTCGACTACCCGAGCGCGGAGGAACTCGCCGGACACATCGGCGCCGAACTCTTCCCCGATGACACCGCGGGCACCGGCCTCGACCCCGAGGAGGCCGAGGTCCGCGCGGCGCTGACCTCCATCCCCCTGCTCCGGCTCCGCGAATCGGGACTGCTGGACGAGCTGCTGCGGCTGGCCGGTTCCGACGACCCCGCCACCGGACCGGTGGACGAGGAGTCCGCCGAGTCCATCGACGACCTGGACGTGGATGACCTCGTCCGCATGGCCTACGACAAGAACGACCTCTGA